A part of Pseudomonas sp. HR96 genomic DNA contains:
- a CDS encoding tRNA-dihydrouridine synthase: MQIALAPMEGLVDDILRDVLTRVSGIDWCVTEFIRVTERLLPASYYHGFAPELKQGARTAAGVPLRVQLLGSDPGCLAENAAFACTLGAPVIDLNFGCPAKTVNKSRGGAVLLKEPELLYRILEAVRRAVPAEIPVTAKMRLGFDSPDVALDCARALAGGGAQQIVVHARTKVEGYKPPAHWEWVARVQEVVKVPVFANGEIWTVDDWRRCREISGAEDIMLGRGLVSRPDLARQIAAARAGEEVVEMTWAELLPLIQDFWRQAEASMTPRQAPGRLKQWVAMLTRSYPEAVQLFTQLRRETDCARVGELVGLGQPQAA, translated from the coding sequence ATGCAAATTGCCCTCGCGCCCATGGAAGGCCTGGTCGACGATATCCTGCGCGATGTGCTGACCCGCGTCAGCGGTATCGACTGGTGCGTCACCGAGTTCATCCGGGTCACCGAGCGCCTGCTGCCGGCCAGTTATTACCATGGCTTCGCCCCGGAATTGAAGCAGGGCGCTCGCACCGCTGCCGGCGTACCCCTGCGCGTGCAATTGCTGGGCTCGGATCCTGGCTGCCTCGCCGAGAACGCGGCATTCGCCTGCACCCTGGGCGCGCCGGTGATCGACCTCAACTTCGGCTGCCCGGCCAAGACCGTGAACAAGTCGCGCGGTGGCGCGGTGCTGCTCAAGGAGCCCGAGCTGCTCTATCGCATTCTTGAAGCGGTGCGCCGCGCGGTGCCGGCCGAGATTCCGGTCACGGCGAAGATGCGCCTGGGCTTCGACAGCCCCGACGTCGCCCTCGATTGCGCCCGCGCCCTGGCCGGTGGCGGCGCCCAGCAGATCGTCGTGCATGCGCGCACCAAGGTCGAAGGCTACAAGCCGCCGGCGCATTGGGAATGGGTGGCGCGGGTGCAGGAAGTGGTCAAGGTGCCGGTGTTCGCCAATGGCGAGATCTGGACTGTCGACGACTGGCGACGCTGCCGCGAGATCAGCGGTGCCGAGGACATCATGCTCGGCCGCGGCCTGGTCTCGCGCCCCGACCTGGCCCGGCAGATCGCCGCAGCGCGCGCCGGCGAAGAGGTGGTGGAGATGACCTGGGCCGAGCTGTTGCCCCTGATCCAGGACTTCTGGCGCCAGGCCGAAGCGAGCATGACCCCGCGCCAGGCACCCGGGCGCCTCAAGCAATGGGTAGCCATGCTGACCCGCAGCTACCCCGAGGCAGTGCAGCTGTTCACCCAGCTGCGGCGCGAAACGGATTGCGCCCGGGTCGGTGAATTGGTCGGCCTGGGTCAGCCGCAAGCCGCCTGA
- the gltX gene encoding glutamate--tRNA ligase: MTTVRTRIAPSPTGDPHVGTAYIALFNYCFAKQHGGEFILRIEDTDQLRSTRESEQQIFDALRWLGIEWSEGPDVGGPHGPYRQSERGEIYKRYAQQLVDLGHAFPCFCTAEELDQMRAEQMARGETPRYDGRALLLPAEEVQRRLAAGEPHVIRMKVPTEGVCVVPDLLRGDVEIPWDRMDMQVLMKTDGLPTYFLANVVDDHLMGITHVLRGEEWLPSAPKLMKLYEYFGWEQPQLCYMPLLRNPDKSKLSKRKNPTSVTFYERMGFMPEAMLNYLGRMGWSMPDEREKFSLAEMVEHFDLSRVSLGGPIFDIEKLSWLNGQWLRELPVAEFAARVQKWAFNPDYLMKIAPHVQGRVETFSQIAPLGGFFFAGSVHPDIALFEHKKLSGDQVRQLMQLILWKLEALRHWEKDAITATIQAVVESLGLKLRDAMPLMFASITGQASSVSVLDAMEILGPDLTRFRLRQALDLLGGVSKKENKEWEKLLGAIA; this comes from the coding sequence ATGACCACCGTTCGTACTCGCATCGCGCCTTCGCCCACGGGTGACCCTCACGTCGGCACGGCCTATATCGCCCTGTTCAACTACTGCTTCGCCAAACAGCACGGCGGCGAGTTCATCCTGCGCATCGAAGACACCGACCAACTGCGCTCCACCCGCGAGTCCGAACAGCAGATCTTCGACGCCCTGCGTTGGCTCGGCATCGAATGGAGCGAAGGCCCGGACGTTGGCGGGCCGCACGGCCCGTACCGGCAGAGCGAGCGGGGCGAGATCTACAAGAGGTACGCCCAGCAGCTGGTCGATCTCGGCCATGCCTTCCCGTGCTTCTGCACTGCCGAAGAACTCGACCAGATGCGCGCCGAGCAGATGGCTCGCGGTGAGACCCCGCGTTACGACGGTCGCGCGCTGCTGCTGCCTGCCGAGGAAGTGCAGCGCCGCCTGGCCGCCGGCGAGCCCCACGTGATCCGCATGAAAGTGCCGACCGAAGGCGTGTGCGTGGTGCCGGACCTGCTGCGTGGCGACGTCGAGATCCCGTGGGACCGCATGGACATGCAGGTGCTGATGAAGACCGACGGCCTGCCGACCTACTTCCTTGCCAACGTGGTCGACGACCACCTGATGGGCATCACCCACGTGCTGCGCGGCGAAGAATGGCTGCCGTCGGCGCCCAAGCTGATGAAGCTGTACGAATATTTTGGCTGGGAACAGCCGCAGCTGTGCTACATGCCGCTGCTGCGCAATCCGGACAAGAGCAAACTCTCCAAGCGCAAGAACCCGACCTCGGTGACCTTCTACGAGCGCATGGGCTTCATGCCCGAGGCGATGCTCAACTACCTGGGGCGCATGGGCTGGTCGATGCCCGATGAACGCGAGAAGTTCTCCCTGGCCGAGATGGTTGAACACTTCGACCTGTCCCGGGTCTCCCTGGGTGGGCCGATCTTCGACATCGAGAAACTGTCCTGGCTCAATGGCCAATGGCTGCGCGAGCTGCCGGTAGCGGAGTTCGCCGCACGGGTGCAGAAGTGGGCGTTCAACCCCGACTACCTGATGAAGATCGCCCCGCATGTGCAGGGCCGCGTGGAAACCTTCAGCCAGATCGCTCCCCTGGGCGGATTCTTCTTCGCCGGTAGTGTGCACCCGGACATCGCCCTGTTCGAACACAAGAAGCTTTCCGGCGACCAGGTCAGGCAGTTGATGCAGCTGATTCTGTGGAAGCTCGAGGCCCTGCGCCACTGGGAGAAGGACGCCATCACCGCGACCATCCAGGCGGTAGTCGAGTCGCTGGGGCTCAAGCTGCGCGACGCCATGCCGCTGATGTTCGCCTCCATCACCGGGCAGGCCAGCTCGGTGTCGGTGCTCGATGCCATGGAAATCCTCGGGCCGGACCTGACGCGCTTCCGCCTGCGCCAGGCACTCGACCTGCTGGGCGGCGTGTCGAAGAAAGAGAACAAGGAATGGGAGAAGCTGTTGGGGGCAATTGCCTGA
- a CDS encoding thioesterase family protein produces the protein MNWDRATPFTLDLQVGPDDIDGLGHANNAVYVTWLERCAWRHSQRLGLDLAEYRRLDRAMAVVRHEIDYLAAAYEGDELHMGTWIVDWDQRLRMTRRFQLIRPGDGTTLLRAQTTFVCIELSSGRPKRMPAEFIDGYGQAISPTTG, from the coding sequence ATGAACTGGGACCGCGCAACGCCTTTCACCCTCGACCTGCAGGTGGGCCCCGACGATATCGACGGGCTCGGCCATGCCAACAACGCCGTCTACGTCACCTGGCTTGAACGTTGCGCCTGGCGCCATAGCCAGCGCCTGGGGCTGGACCTGGCCGAGTACCGGCGGCTGGATCGCGCCATGGCTGTGGTTCGTCATGAAATAGACTACCTGGCGGCAGCCTACGAGGGCGACGAGTTGCACATGGGCACCTGGATCGTCGACTGGGACCAGCGTCTGCGCATGACCCGGCGCTTCCAGTTGATTCGCCCCGGCGACGGCACCACGCTGCTGCGCGCCCAGACCACGTTCGTCTGCATCGAACTGTCCAGCGGCCGGCCCAAGCGCATGCCCGCCGAATTCATCGACGGCTACGGCCAGGCGATTTCGCCAACGACTGGCTGA
- a CDS encoding EAL domain-containing protein translates to MPYSASRPALPRIQAGDPHESEQAWGNAPQLLAALNAAHLGAWRWRIDEGTINWSRRTQALFGFDPDQPLAGDIDYLDLLPAEDRQRTIHAFQAVLRGEPQAQAMRHRIRWPDGTLHWLEINGSLIHDSDGRPQMLGVVREVTRQRDRELALLHSEKRFATLFHLSPNIVVLTRRSDGMIVEVNKAFENLFGWPAAQIVNRTTAELNLWLDESQRQRILDALQDSNDPYTQELSVRTATGRVVHGLLATQNIEMQGCAYLLSTFTLSTFNDSSQQQRAEAALKASEEKFAKAFHSSPDAIVITERRSGLYLEVNQGFTRLTGYAPEEVLGRTVSDIDIWPDAAQRSQLLRDLQDDGRVVLREMLGRNKRGDILTMEVSVEPINLDDTACLLITARDISQLKNAQAQIRHLAYHDSLTNLPNRALLMERLSQQISLLKRQEQRGALLFLDLDHFKHINDSLGHPVGDAVLKIITARLEASVRLEDLVARLGGDEFVVLLTGLLGSREEVAAQVQDAADTLRELLAAPMALDGNRLQVTPSIGVALIPDHGQTPADLLKRADIALYRAKDAGRNATQLYQHSMQKAASERLQMENDLRLALARGELSLHYQPQVDAREDRIVGAEALLRWHHPLLGQQSPGQFIQILEESGMILEVGSWVLDEACAACAQLIGDGLVDRDTFSLCVNISPRQFRQADFVERVARSLAQHQLPCRLLKLEITEGLVIQNVEDTIGKMRALKDLGVSFAMDDFGTGYSSLTYLKRLPVDALKIDQSFVRDATHDPNDAEIIRAIVAMARSLDLVVIAEGVEQSEQLDFLQRLGCHLYQGYLHSRPMPLGLFRQLLVEER, encoded by the coding sequence ATGCCCTACTCCGCTAGCCGTCCAGCCCTGCCGCGCATCCAGGCCGGCGACCCGCACGAATCCGAGCAGGCCTGGGGCAATGCCCCGCAGCTGCTCGCCGCGCTCAACGCTGCGCACCTGGGGGCCTGGCGCTGGCGCATCGACGAAGGCACCATCAACTGGTCGCGGCGCACCCAGGCGTTGTTCGGTTTCGACCCCGACCAGCCCCTGGCGGGGGACATCGACTACCTCGACCTGCTCCCCGCCGAGGACCGTCAACGCACCATCCATGCATTCCAGGCCGTGCTGCGCGGCGAACCGCAAGCCCAGGCCATGCGCCACCGCATCCGTTGGCCGGACGGCACCCTGCACTGGCTTGAGATCAACGGCAGCCTGATCCACGACAGCGACGGACGCCCGCAGATGCTCGGCGTGGTGCGCGAGGTCACCCGCCAGCGTGATCGCGAACTGGCCTTGCTGCATTCGGAAAAACGTTTTGCCACGCTGTTTCACCTGAGCCCCAACATCGTCGTGCTGACCCGGCGCAGTGACGGCATGATCGTGGAGGTCAACAAGGCCTTCGAAAACCTGTTCGGCTGGCCCGCCGCGCAGATCGTCAACCGCACCACCGCCGAGCTCAACCTGTGGCTGGACGAAAGCCAGCGCCAGCGCATCCTCGACGCCCTGCAGGACAGCAACGACCCCTACACCCAGGAGCTGTCCGTGCGCACCGCCACCGGCCGCGTGGTGCACGGCCTGCTGGCCACGCAGAACATCGAGATGCAGGGCTGTGCCTATCTATTGAGCACCTTCACGTTGAGCACCTTCAACGACAGCTCGCAGCAGCAGCGTGCCGAGGCGGCACTGAAGGCCAGCGAGGAGAAATTCGCCAAGGCCTTCCACTCCAGCCCCGACGCCATCGTCATCACCGAGCGGCGCAGCGGCCTCTACCTGGAGGTCAACCAGGGCTTCACCCGGCTGACCGGCTACGCCCCCGAGGAGGTGCTGGGACGCACGGTCAGCGACATCGACATCTGGCCCGACGCCGCCCAGCGCAGCCAGCTGCTGCGCGACCTGCAGGACGATGGCCGGGTGGTGCTGCGCGAGATGCTCGGGCGCAACAAGCGCGGCGACATCCTGACCATGGAGGTGTCGGTGGAGCCGATCAACCTGGACGACACCGCCTGCCTGCTGATCACCGCGCGGGACATCAGCCAGCTGAAGAACGCCCAGGCGCAGATTCGCCACCTGGCCTACCACGACTCGTTGACCAACCTGCCCAACCGCGCTCTGCTGATGGAGCGCCTGAGCCAGCAGATCAGCCTGCTCAAGCGCCAGGAGCAGCGCGGCGCCCTGCTGTTTCTCGACCTCGACCACTTCAAGCACATCAACGATTCGCTGGGCCATCCGGTGGGCGACGCCGTGCTGAAAATCATCACCGCGCGGCTCGAAGCCAGCGTGCGCCTGGAAGACCTGGTGGCGCGTCTGGGCGGCGACGAGTTCGTGGTGCTGCTGACAGGTCTGCTCGGCAGCCGCGAGGAGGTCGCCGCACAGGTGCAGGACGCCGCCGACACCCTGCGCGAGCTGCTCGCCGCGCCCATGGCGCTGGACGGTAATCGCCTGCAGGTGACCCCGAGCATCGGCGTGGCGCTGATACCCGATCACGGCCAGACCCCGGCGGACCTGCTCAAGCGTGCCGACATCGCCCTGTACCGGGCCAAGGACGCCGGGCGCAACGCCACCCAGCTGTACCAGCACAGCATGCAGAAGGCCGCCAGCGAACGCCTGCAGATGGAAAACGACCTGCGCCTGGCATTGGCCCGGGGCGAGTTGAGCCTGCATTACCAGCCTCAGGTCGACGCCCGCGAAGACCGCATCGTCGGCGCCGAGGCGCTGCTGCGCTGGCACCACCCGCTGCTGGGCCAGCAGTCGCCGGGGCAGTTCATCCAGATTCTGGAAGAGAGCGGCATGATCCTGGAAGTCGGCAGCTGGGTGCTCGACGAGGCCTGTGCCGCCTGCGCGCAGTTGATCGGTGACGGTTTGGTCGACCGCGACACCTTCAGCCTGTGCGTGAACATCAGCCCGCGGCAGTTTCGCCAGGCCGATTTCGTCGAACGGGTCGCGCGCAGCCTGGCCCAGCACCAATTGCCGTGCCGCTTGCTCAAGCTGGAGATAACCGAAGGGCTGGTGATCCAGAACGTCGAGGACACCATCGGCAAAATGCGCGCCCTAAAGGACCTCGGGGTGAGCTTTGCCATGGACGACTTCGGCACTGGCTATTCGTCGCTGACCTACCTCAAGCGCCTGCCGGTGGATGCGCTGAAGATCGATCAGTCGTTCGTGCGCGATGCCACCCACGACCCTAATGACGCCGAGATCATCCGCGCTATCGTCGCCATGGCGCGCAGCCTTGACCTAGTGGTGATTGCCGAGGGGGTGGAGCAGTCCGAGCAGCTGGATTTCCTGCAGCGCCTGGGCTGCCATCTGTATCAGGGTTACCTGCACAGCCGGCCGATGCCGCTGGGGTTGTTTCGCCAGCTGTTGGTGGAGGAAAGGTAA
- a CDS encoding Hsp20 family protein: protein MTTAFSLAPLFRHSVGFDRFNDLFESAARNESASSYPPYNVEKHGDDQYRIVVAAAGFQEADLELQVEKGVLTVTGGKREAKTDSVTYLHQGIAQRAFKLSFRLADHIEVKGAALSNGLLNIDLLRLVPEEAKAKRIPIGGVQQPVLQ, encoded by the coding sequence ATGACCACCGCATTTTCCCTGGCACCGCTGTTCCGTCATTCCGTCGGCTTCGACCGCTTCAACGACCTGTTCGAATCGGCCGCCCGCAATGAATCGGCCAGCAGCTACCCACCCTACAACGTGGAAAAACACGGCGATGATCAGTACCGCATCGTTGTGGCCGCCGCCGGCTTCCAGGAAGCCGACCTCGAGCTGCAGGTCGAGAAGGGCGTGTTGACCGTAACCGGTGGCAAGCGCGAAGCCAAGACCGACAGCGTCACCTACCTGCATCAGGGCATTGCCCAGCGTGCGTTCAAACTGTCGTTCCGCCTGGCCGACCACATCGAAGTCAAGGGCGCGGCCCTGAGCAACGGCCTGCTCAACATCGACCTGCTGCGTCTGGTGCCGGAAGAGGCCAAAGCCAAGCGCATCCCGATCGGCGGCGTGCAGCAGCCTGTGTTGCAGTAA